A genomic region of Caulobacter sp. NIBR2454 contains the following coding sequences:
- the rpsA gene encoding 30S ribosomal protein S1, producing the protein MADDMSMNPSRDDFAALLDNAMGGRDFMEGSVVHGKVVGIEKDFAIVDVGLKTEGRILLKEFGLDDNGKPTIKVGDNVEVFLERLENALGEAVISRDKARREEAWTRLEGVYAKNEPVMGAIVGRVKGGFTVDLGGASAFLPGSQVDIRPVRDVGPLMGKEQPFAILKMDRPRGNIVVSRRAILEEARAEQRTELVSQLQEGEIREGVVKNITDYGAFVDLGGIDGLLHVTDMSWKRVSHPSQVLAVGDTVKVQIVKINPDTQRISLGMKQLQSDPWDGVEAKYPVGAKFTGRITNITDYGAFVELEAGVEGLVHVSEMSWTKKNVHPGKIVSTSQEVDVVVLDVDPSKRRVSLGLKQAQANPWDAFLEAHPVGSNVEGEVKNATEFGLFIGLDNDIDGMVHLSDIDWSVPGEEAMARYKKGDIVKARVLDVDIEKERISLGIKQLGGDPMTGDTYRKGQTITVTVTEITSGGIEVRFGEDDTPMSAFIRKSDLSRDRQEQRPERFAVGDRIDAQVTNIDKAARRVSLSIKTLELADEKEAIEQFGSSDSGASLGDILGAALRDKAKD; encoded by the coding sequence ATGGCTGACGATATGAGCATGAACCCGAGCCGCGACGACTTCGCCGCGCTCCTCGACAACGCCATGGGCGGCCGCGACTTCATGGAAGGCAGCGTCGTTCACGGGAAAGTCGTGGGCATCGAGAAGGACTTCGCGATCGTCGACGTCGGTCTGAAGACCGAAGGCCGCATCCTGCTGAAGGAATTCGGCCTGGACGATAACGGCAAGCCCACCATCAAGGTCGGCGACAACGTCGAAGTGTTCCTGGAACGCCTCGAAAACGCCCTCGGCGAAGCCGTTATCAGCCGCGACAAGGCTCGCCGCGAAGAGGCCTGGACCCGTCTGGAAGGCGTTTACGCCAAGAACGAACCGGTCATGGGCGCCATCGTCGGCCGCGTGAAGGGTGGCTTCACCGTCGACCTGGGCGGCGCTTCGGCCTTCCTGCCGGGCAGCCAAGTCGACATCCGTCCGGTCCGCGACGTCGGCCCGCTGATGGGCAAGGAACAACCCTTCGCGATCCTGAAAATGGACCGTCCGCGCGGCAACATTGTCGTGTCGCGCCGCGCCATCCTGGAAGAAGCCCGCGCCGAACAGCGCACCGAGCTGGTCAGCCAGCTGCAGGAAGGCGAAATCCGCGAAGGCGTCGTCAAGAACATCACCGACTACGGCGCGTTCGTGGACCTGGGCGGCATCGACGGCCTGCTGCACGTCACCGACATGAGCTGGAAGCGCGTCTCGCACCCCTCGCAAGTGCTCGCCGTCGGCGACACGGTGAAGGTGCAGATCGTCAAGATCAACCCGGACACCCAGCGCATCAGCCTCGGCATGAAGCAGCTGCAGTCGGATCCGTGGGACGGTGTCGAAGCCAAGTACCCGGTCGGCGCCAAGTTCACGGGCCGCATCACCAACATCACCGACTACGGCGCGTTTGTTGAGCTGGAAGCCGGCGTTGAAGGCCTGGTCCACGTCTCGGAAATGTCCTGGACCAAGAAGAACGTCCATCCGGGCAAGATCGTCTCCACCTCGCAGGAAGTGGATGTGGTCGTGCTGGACGTCGATCCGTCCAAGCGCCGCGTCTCGCTGGGCCTGAAGCAGGCTCAAGCCAACCCGTGGGACGCCTTCCTGGAAGCCCATCCGGTCGGCTCGAACGTCGAAGGCGAAGTCAAGAACGCCACCGAGTTCGGCCTGTTCATCGGCCTGGACAACGACATCGACGGCATGGTCCACCTGTCGGACATCGACTGGAGCGTTCCGGGCGAAGAAGCCATGGCGCGCTACAAGAAGGGCGACATCGTCAAGGCTCGCGTCCTCGACGTGGACATCGAAAAGGAACGCATCAGCCTGGGCATCAAGCAGCTCGGCGGCGACCCGATGACCGGCGACACCTACCGCAAGGGTCAGACGATCACCGTCACGGTGACCGAAATCACCTCGGGCGGCATCGAAGTCCGCTTCGGTGAGGACGACACCCCGATGAGCGCGTTCATCCGCAAGTCGGACCTGTCGCGCGACCGTCAGGAGCAGCGTCCGGAGCGTTTCGCCGTGGGCGACCGCATCGACGCCCAGGTGACCAACATCGACAAGGCGGCTCGCCGCGTGTCGCTGTCGATCAAGACCCTGGAACTGGCCGACGAGAAGGAAGCCATCGAGCAGTTCGGGTCGTCCGACTCGGGCGCCTCGCTGGGCGACATCCTCGGCGCGGCTCTGCGCGACAAGGCCAAGGACTAA
- a CDS encoding integration host factor subunit beta produces MIKSELIAKLAGENPHLTQKDIERVVGVILDQMIVALEKGGRVELRGFGAFSVRSRPARSGRNPRTGETVEVRAKHVPFFKSGKELRARLNADGDE; encoded by the coding sequence ATGATCAAGTCGGAGCTCATCGCCAAACTGGCTGGCGAGAACCCGCACCTGACCCAAAAGGACATCGAACGCGTCGTCGGCGTCATTCTCGACCAGATGATCGTCGCCCTGGAAAAGGGCGGCCGGGTCGAGCTGCGCGGCTTTGGCGCCTTCTCCGTCCGCTCGCGGCCCGCCCGCTCGGGGCGCAATCCCCGCACCGGCGAGACCGTCGAGGTGCGGGCCAAGCACGTGCCGTTCTTTAAGAGCGGCAAGGAACTGCGCGCCCGCCTTAACGCCGATGGCGACGAATAG
- a CDS encoding TonB-dependent receptor produces MFDAPPTVDAVVVTAPRLPDAPAAAVFSSVQIEPRLLSARPRVDDALKSAPGASLFRRTGSGIANPTTQGLSLRSIAPSGAGRALVTLDGAPLNDPFGGWVIWTQVQPATLGGAQIVRGAGAGPFGAGALTGVVRLQTADGTNDDLQLELAGGDEGYGRAAVLARGAGRRLLLAGAYERFDGEVPVRGPRRGAADTAIGLESTGLSAAFGDQLGDVAVGLRIAGWREKRGAGLVGADSVASGKSVAVSAARLAEDGRPGWRLQAWAMESDLRNGSVATAAGRTGTTPANDQYATPAQGYGLNAALRGAWWEIGVDGRLFEGESRERFRNMGGAFTRTRVAGGQASVAGLYGEAWRESGPLLLTAGARLDRWSSSDAKRQERDIATGGLVLDERTADQDGTTPTARAGVRYALASDFFLRAAAYSGFRPATLNELHRPFRVGNDITEANAGLEPERLFGGELGAGGDLAGLAWSVTAFATRLEDAIANVTIGVGPGTFPVAGFVPAGGVLRQRQNVGQIEAVGLEAEASRDVTDRLRLRAALSATDARVDGGGQAAQLTGKRPAQAPIWTATAGGEWQMGERLTAALDLRYESGRWEDDLNTRRLSPALTADLRLDATVSRRARLFLAVDNLFDANVETAETADGVESFAPGRLVRAGIVLRR; encoded by the coding sequence ATGTTCGATGCGCCGCCGACCGTTGATGCGGTCGTGGTTACGGCTCCGCGCCTTCCCGACGCCCCGGCTGCGGCCGTCTTCTCCTCGGTGCAGATCGAGCCGCGCTTGCTGTCCGCGCGTCCTCGGGTCGATGATGCGCTTAAGAGCGCGCCCGGCGCGTCGCTCTTCCGGCGCACCGGCTCGGGCATCGCCAATCCAACGACCCAGGGCCTGTCACTGCGCTCGATCGCGCCCTCGGGCGCCGGCCGGGCTTTGGTCACCTTGGACGGCGCGCCGCTCAATGATCCGTTTGGCGGCTGGGTGATCTGGACTCAGGTTCAGCCGGCGACCTTGGGGGGCGCCCAGATCGTGCGGGGCGCCGGCGCTGGTCCCTTTGGGGCGGGCGCCCTGACCGGGGTGGTGCGCCTGCAGACCGCAGACGGGACGAACGACGATCTGCAGCTGGAGTTGGCGGGCGGCGATGAGGGCTATGGCCGGGCCGCCGTTCTGGCTCGCGGGGCAGGTCGACGGCTGTTGTTGGCCGGGGCCTATGAGCGCTTCGATGGCGAGGTTCCGGTGCGTGGGCCCAGGCGCGGCGCCGCGGATACGGCGATCGGCCTGGAGAGTACGGGTCTGTCCGCCGCTTTCGGCGACCAACTGGGTGATGTCGCCGTGGGCCTGCGGATCGCCGGTTGGCGCGAGAAGCGCGGCGCGGGCCTAGTGGGGGCCGACAGCGTCGCCTCGGGCAAGAGCGTCGCCGTTTCCGCTGCGCGTCTGGCGGAAGACGGCCGTCCGGGCTGGCGGTTGCAGGCCTGGGCCATGGAGAGCGACCTTCGCAATGGCTCGGTCGCCACGGCCGCAGGCCGCACCGGCACTACCCCAGCCAATGATCAATATGCGACGCCTGCCCAGGGCTATGGCCTGAACGCGGCCCTGCGCGGCGCTTGGTGGGAGATCGGCGTCGATGGCCGCTTGTTCGAGGGCGAAAGTCGCGAACGCTTCCGCAACATGGGCGGCGCCTTCACCCGCACCCGCGTGGCCGGCGGCCAGGCTTCGGTGGCCGGGCTCTATGGCGAGGCCTGGCGTGAGAGCGGCCCGCTGCTGCTGACCGCCGGGGCGCGCCTCGACCGCTGGTCCTCCAGCGACGCCAAACGCCAGGAGCGCGACATTGCAACCGGCGGCTTGGTCCTGGACGAGCGTACTGCCGATCAGGACGGGACGACGCCGACCGCCCGGGCAGGCGTGCGCTATGCGCTGGCGAGCGATTTCTTCCTGCGCGCCGCCGCCTATTCCGGCTTTCGCCCCGCGACCCTGAACGAGCTGCATCGCCCATTCCGCGTCGGCAATGACATCACCGAGGCCAATGCCGGCCTGGAGCCGGAGCGGTTGTTTGGCGGCGAACTGGGCGCAGGCGGCGACCTCGCTGGTCTGGCCTGGTCGGTCACCGCCTTCGCCACCCGGCTGGAGGACGCGATCGCCAATGTCACCATCGGCGTCGGCCCGGGCACATTCCCGGTGGCCGGCTTCGTCCCCGCCGGCGGTGTGCTTCGCCAGCGCCAGAACGTCGGCCAGATCGAGGCCGTCGGCCTGGAGGCCGAGGCCTCACGCGATGTCACCGACCGTCTACGGCTACGGGCCGCCCTGTCAGCCACCGACGCTCGGGTCGATGGCGGCGGTCAGGCCGCCCAGCTGACCGGCAAGCGGCCGGCCCAGGCGCCGATCTGGACGGCCACGGCCGGGGGCGAATGGCAAATGGGCGAGCGGCTGACCGCCGCCCTGGACCTGCGATACGAAAGCGGGCGTTGGGAGGACGATCTCAACACGCGCCGACTGTCACCAGCCCTCACCGCCGATCTGCGGCTCGACGCGACGGTCAGCCGCCGCGCCCGCCTGTTTTTGGCGGTCGATAATCTGTTCGATGCGAATGTGGAGACGGCCGAGACCGCCGATGGCGTGGAGAGCTTCGCGCCAGGTCGGCTGGTACGGGCGGGGATCGTTCTGCGGCGCTAG
- the mscL gene encoding large-conductance mechanosensitive channel protein MscL: MSIFKEFREFIARGNVIDLAVGVIIGAAFNSIVKSLVDQVVMPPIGLATGGLDFSKLEWVLRPENPATEEIEKVAIQYGAFINTIIQFVIVAMAVFVLVKIVNTLRRQQAEEADAATSAPTPSEVLLTEIRDELKKRP; encoded by the coding sequence GTGAGCATCTTCAAGGAATTTCGGGAATTCATCGCGCGGGGCAACGTCATCGACCTCGCCGTCGGGGTGATCATCGGCGCGGCCTTCAACAGCATCGTAAAGAGCTTGGTCGATCAGGTGGTGATGCCGCCCATCGGTCTGGCGACGGGCGGGCTCGACTTCTCGAAACTTGAATGGGTGCTGCGGCCGGAAAATCCCGCCACCGAAGAGATCGAAAAGGTCGCCATTCAGTACGGCGCCTTCATCAACACCATTATCCAGTTCGTTATCGTGGCCATGGCGGTGTTCGTGCTGGTCAAGATCGTCAACACCCTGCGCCGTCAGCAGGCGGAGGAAGCTGACGCCGCCACCTCTGCACCGACCCCCAGCGAAGTTCTGCTGACCGAGATTCGCGACGAGCTGAAAAAGCGCCCCTAG
- a CDS encoding GH92 family glycosyl hydrolase: MKAGEFVAGVCAVLAITLASVATAQTKDPAAFVDPFIGTGGYGHTFPGATVPFGMVQLSPDTKTAHFGKDSYPWAAGYQHGDQTMLGFSHTHFSGSGHSDLGDILVTAMSGAAKLDPGETGVGYRSRIDKKTETASPGFYSVDLIDNGVKAELTATERVGLHRYRFTKAGPAHVVVDLRHAIYDYDGKVLWSRLRLRPDGAVTGMRETRGWAPARQLYFAMRFSRPLKSHSFLNREQNIAYNGFRQPAHGKPDPAQREGRAMVGALDFGDLAAGDELLVKVSISGVSEDNALRNLDAEVPAWDFDGVKAAARASWNQALSAVEMEAPAPMKASLYSALYHTLMGPTLFMDVDGRYRGPDNAVHTAKGFRFHSTFSLWDTYRAEHPLLTLIQPQARNADFVNSLLASQKVSPFGILPVWSFHGQETWTMIGYHAVPVIADAWMKGVRGFDGKAALEAMVASAEYGPYGGLDEYMARGYVPIDKSPEGASKTVEYAFDDWTIARMARDLGDAETAAKFDKRAAYWRNVFDAKTGFVRARKSDGTFREPFDPTAINYGSDYTEGNAWQYSWYVPHDTSGLIAALGGDAALVGKLDAMFDYDNSKLDYSHAEDISGLIGQYIHGNEPSHQAAYQYVHAGQPWRTQERLKQIVESQYKPTPDGLSGNDDLGQMSAWLVFTGLGFYPVAPGSNEYVIGRPFVEKATLNLPNGKRFDIVTEGLSDANRYIGSARLNGKPLTRAVLRHEDILAGGELRFVMQAMPNKTWGTGKAERPYSMSPYR, from the coding sequence ATGAAGGCTGGCGAGTTTGTAGCGGGCGTCTGCGCCGTTCTGGCGATCACCCTGGCGAGCGTCGCCACAGCCCAGACCAAGGACCCCGCGGCCTTCGTCGATCCCTTCATCGGCACAGGCGGCTATGGCCACACCTTTCCCGGCGCGACCGTGCCCTTCGGCATGGTTCAGCTCAGCCCCGACACCAAGACCGCCCATTTCGGCAAGGACAGCTATCCCTGGGCCGCCGGCTACCAGCATGGCGACCAGACAATGCTGGGTTTCTCGCACACGCACTTCTCCGGGTCGGGCCACTCGGACCTCGGCGATATCCTGGTCACCGCCATGAGCGGCGCGGCGAAGCTGGACCCCGGCGAAACTGGCGTCGGCTATCGCTCGCGCATCGACAAGAAGACCGAGACCGCCTCGCCAGGCTTTTATTCGGTCGATCTGATCGATAATGGGGTGAAGGCCGAACTGACCGCCACCGAGCGGGTCGGCCTGCATCGCTATCGCTTCACCAAGGCGGGACCGGCCCATGTGGTCGTCGATCTGCGACACGCCATCTACGACTACGACGGCAAGGTCCTGTGGTCGCGCCTGCGCCTGCGGCCGGACGGAGCGGTCACGGGCATGCGTGAGACGCGCGGCTGGGCGCCGGCCCGGCAGCTGTACTTCGCCATGCGCTTTTCGCGTCCGCTCAAGAGCCACAGTTTCCTGAACCGCGAGCAGAACATCGCCTACAACGGTTTTCGACAGCCCGCGCATGGCAAGCCCGACCCCGCCCAGCGTGAAGGCCGCGCCATGGTCGGCGCGCTCGACTTTGGCGACCTGGCGGCCGGCGACGAGCTGCTGGTCAAGGTATCGATCAGCGGCGTCAGCGAAGACAACGCCCTGCGCAACCTCGACGCCGAGGTCCCCGCCTGGGACTTCGACGGCGTGAAGGCCGCCGCGCGCGCCAGCTGGAACCAGGCCTTGTCGGCCGTCGAGATGGAAGCGCCCGCCCCGATGAAGGCGTCACTCTATTCGGCGCTGTACCACACGCTCATGGGGCCGACCCTGTTCATGGACGTGGACGGTCGCTACCGGGGTCCCGACAACGCCGTCCACACGGCCAAGGGCTTCCGCTTTCACTCGACCTTTTCGCTGTGGGACACCTACCGCGCCGAGCACCCGCTGCTGACGCTGATCCAGCCGCAGGCGCGCAACGCCGATTTCGTTAACTCGCTGCTGGCGTCACAGAAGGTCAGCCCGTTCGGCATCCTGCCGGTCTGGTCGTTCCACGGCCAGGAGACCTGGACCATGATCGGGTACCACGCCGTACCCGTGATCGCGGACGCGTGGATGAAGGGCGTGCGGGGCTTTGACGGCAAGGCGGCCTTGGAAGCCATGGTGGCCAGCGCCGAGTACGGTCCGTATGGCGGCCTCGATGAGTATATGGCGCGCGGCTACGTGCCGATCGACAAGTCGCCGGAAGGCGCGTCCAAGACCGTCGAATACGCCTTCGACGACTGGACCATTGCACGCATGGCTCGCGATCTGGGGGATGCCGAGACGGCGGCGAAGTTCGACAAGCGCGCCGCCTACTGGCGCAACGTGTTCGACGCCAAGACGGGCTTCGTCCGCGCCCGCAAGAGCGACGGGACGTTCCGCGAGCCCTTCGACCCGACGGCGATCAACTACGGCTCCGACTACACCGAGGGGAACGCCTGGCAGTATAGCTGGTACGTGCCGCACGACACGTCGGGCCTGATCGCGGCCCTGGGTGGTGATGCGGCGCTGGTCGGCAAGCTGGACGCCATGTTCGACTACGACAACTCCAAGCTCGACTATTCGCACGCCGAGGACATCAGCGGCCTGATCGGCCAGTACATCCACGGCAACGAGCCCAGCCATCAGGCGGCCTACCAGTACGTCCACGCTGGCCAGCCCTGGCGCACCCAAGAGCGGCTCAAGCAGATCGTCGAGAGTCAGTACAAGCCGACCCCGGACGGCCTGTCTGGCAATGACGACCTGGGCCAGATGTCGGCGTGGCTGGTGTTCACGGGACTCGGCTTCTACCCGGTGGCGCCCGGTTCGAACGAGTACGTCATCGGCCGCCCCTTCGTTGAGAAGGCGACCCTGAACCTGCCTAACGGCAAGCGCTTCGACATCGTCACCGAAGGGCTTTCGGACGCCAATCGCTACATCGGCTCGGCCCGCTTAAACGGCAAGCCGCTGACCCGCGCGGTGCTGCGCCACGAAGATATCCTGGCCGGCGGCGAGTTGCGCTTCGTCATGCAGGCCATGCCCAACAAGACATGGGGGACCGGCAAGGCCGAGCGCCCATACTCGATGTCGCCCTATCGCTGA